The Babylonia areolata isolate BAREFJ2019XMU chromosome 24, ASM4173473v1, whole genome shotgun sequence genomic interval CTTGTGATGTTCAAATCCTGGCACTAGTGGCAGCGCCTGATGAGTTAAGGAGGCAGCCAGTCTTTCTGATGTCTCAAGTGAACACAAGCTCAGCTTTTCCTGCAGAGAAATAATTGAGCAACATGCCATTTCAAGAAACTATTCATCAATGATTGAGTGGTCAGTTTGAAGGTGTGTGAACCACGAATCATGCTTGTCATCTAGATGGGCGTGGCCCTGTTCCTGCACGACCTGCCCCCACCAGACCAGCCCCCCCACCTCCTGGTGCCAGACCTCCACCTGGGGTTCCTACACCTGCTGCTGGGGTTGCAGGTAATTACTGTGTCTTTGAGAGGactttgttattgttaatgtttgtcagtcattaaccctttcgctgccaggaaaataaaattgaagtgaaatctatttgccaggtttttttttcacaaaaaacgggaataaattttccaaaaattctgtgctctttgttattggagaaagacccataaaagtatatattttctggaaggtaaatgaataaggaatacaaaacacatgctgttttcccattttacatattcttagtgacatgctgttgttttgaaatcagtgttttgttttttgtcacattttcaacttgttcattacaaacattaggtaatttgcacaaaaatatcattttctggacaaatggatatctgcaaacacaaaatcatactagaacaaccacaatatatatatatatatatattttttttttaagagatacacagtgcattgtgacttctccaagtgataatatgaatgtgaggccacaccccctcagtctccaccccccccacccccctcctcttcacccctctcacacggtcacttgatccagttctcatcagactgcattggctgagtgccaagaatatcgctcacactgtgACCTGCTAATAATTCGATCATGTTCTGTCGTCTGCTTACATttgtacagccagcatcactcactgatagtcgcaacttggccactctcttgattgctccctttattttctatcaaatcgtccaataaatgttcatcactgtcttctccttcaaatttacgcttcaattctttctgagcatcagctaaaggaagaaatcttggttgatttagtttatcatgatcgcatgtcttgagcacggcgtcagtccgacattttgttgagcgagcgaggagagaagtcaggcaaacactgggacagtgacccaaccaaaacgttcaaataaaggactgcttcatgacgtagatggggtttctagctatgaatagaatctagaaagattccccaggctaaagttaccactatttttgtcaactaAGTGAATGCataccagggaaaagtcagaatatttcgatgacgagttatctcgtcattgtggcagcgaagcatacatgcttgccatgacgagttatctcattatataggcagcctaggggttaatgttaATCATTCATCAAATGTTTTTTTGGTTCTTGGTAATACTTGAATGAaaatcatttaaaagaaaaaaagaaaaaagtaaaaaaaaagcaagggtAATCACTTTCCTTTCAGACTGGTCAAACTCATATTGATACTGGCAACAGTTTGCTTTATTCCAAggaatgcatatgtatgtatatacatatgcatatatatatatatatatgtgtgtgtgtgtgtgtgtgtgtgtgtgtgtgtgtgtgtgctttattccaaggaatgtatatatatatatatatatatatatatatatatatatatatatatatatatatacatacatatgcatgtgtgtgtgtgtgtgtgtgtgtgtgtgtgttttgttaagtTTGCACAATATCTTGAGAATTATTTTTTGTTGATGAAAAAGGTAACacattttttagaaaaaaaaactttagTTTAAATAGTTATGTGTAATGTGATTGTGAGAATGTATACATGTGATGTATTCTTAGATGTTCAGAGGCATTTTGATGTAAGAGAAGATATTTAACATAAATAACAAGGTCTGAATCCAAAGTATTTCATTTTACTTGTGTGGAAATATGTTTAGAGACAGATTTATTGACACACACTTGCATGTTAGATGCTCATTTTGTCAGCTTATTACAATTCATTGTTGTATTTAAGCAGGGCCAGTTCCAGCTCCTGTCCCACAGAGACCCTCTGGAGCAGCCCCTACCCCTGTCTCTCACAAGCCACCTGATCGTCTGGCAAAGTCGTCTTCCACAAAATCCAAGTCTCAGGGTTCTGTACGAAAGTAAGACTGCTTCAGAGTGTCGCATGCCATGCCACTGAGTGTTTGTGTCCGAGTAACCAGCTTCCTTTCTCCTAGAATGACCAAATCTTGACTTAAGAAATtacaagaatataatttaaagaaACAGAACTGTGCATGTCTGTTGCATGACTGATCACAATCAGGAAACTGTCTTCGCATCTTACACAGTGGCTTACTTTTGCAGACGTCCTGAAATCACCATTGTCGATGCCAGACCAATGAGTCAGGCAGGCTTCAGAGAGATGAAGGCATCAGAACCTTCACCCCCCAAGCCTGCAGGCAGCAGTGCAAAGGAAGAGGAGGCTGTGACTCTACCCAGAAGTAATGGGGGAGCACCACGTGAGTTGGTTGTGAAGACAAGTTGCAGTCTGGGCTAACTGCCCCTCAAAATGcacaagtttttctttctttctttatttctttctttcatccattctttcttcctttctttcttttttttttgtcaaacaaaaaaaggacaaaaatgaATCCAAATATCACACAAACCAATTTCAAAAGTATAAGATTTAATCTATCTTTTAAACAGGAGACTCATGTATGATACCTTGAACTTTGACCTCTGAACTTTTTCTTTTCAaggattttgttttcattgtgaCCACTTATTGCACTAAATTTGATGAAGAATGTTTCCTTCAAGACCTCTTTCTTGTGTTTGGAAACTTTTCCTATCAATATGTGTCATGTTGTGACATTGACCTTTAAGTTCTGGTTTTGAATTTCTTTTGGGACAACAATTTTGATTAAGGCTGAATGTAAAATACTGTCTTTGTCAAGGTTTTATATTTTGCCTCTCATTCTTCTTACCATATCATCATAAAGCAGATGACATCAGAGGTTTCATTCATACAGGTCTACCAGCCTGTCACATTTGGTTCCTAAGCACTTGAAGTAACCAAGAAAACgccaatgtcaaagtttaccaggGTCACAAAGACATCGGGTCATTACATGAACTCACTTTGTTGGTacacttgaataaaaaaacaaacaaacaaataaacaaaaaaaacaaccaaaccaacagcCTGTAAACCTGCTATTTGAAAGAGGACGTAAGAGAAATATATATTCTAAAGTATTATAAATTGTGATGGGCGAGGCAAAATAGTCGTTTAAAACATAGCTGTTCAACATTCAACATTTTGCTTCCTGTGATTTAGaattttttaaacacaaaaaggCATGTTTATTCTCTAAATTAATGACACTTTTTGTATATTGTGTAAACTTATTATGTACACACTATTTTAATGAGACTTGCTGTAATGAACTTTTGTgtatttgcgcatgtgtgtgtatatatgcatgtgtgtatatatgtacgtatgtttgtGCAAATACAATATGTATGGTTGTGTCTTAATGCTTAGTTAAAGGATGAGATTTACtattatgtgtttgcatgtgtgtgcatgtgtgtacttgaatgtgtgtatgtgtgtgagtgtgtatcttgTGCGTGCATTCAAATgtacatgcttttgtgtgtgtgtgtgtgtgtgtgtgtgtgtgtgtgaatgtgttgtcaTTTTTCCAGCAATACCAGGTCGTCCTCCACCAACCCCGACCACAGCAgctcactccacaccaccccccaaccattCCCCACCACCCATACCTTCCTCCAGACCCGGCCCTCCACCTGGTCGCCCACCACCCTTCCCCGAtaaacccacacccccctcacttaATGATGACCAACAGGAGACCCCGAGTGCAGGTCCACCACCAATGAAACCCTCCCGCCCAACCATCCTGCGACCAGCCCGGCCCAAATCCACCATCATCCCTGGTGAGCAGCCCTTCGTCAATTCCTcgccatcccctccaccccctctgccGAAACGATCTCCCATTGTGGGTGAAGGGCCGTCAGCCCAAGGAGATCTGATggacttcctcccccctcccaaaccgGCACGGTCCAGTCAGCATGGTGAGGAGGAATTGCCAGAAccagagaaagaagcagaagatggaGGGGGTAAaggtgaaggtcaaggtcacgttGCTCCGAAGAAACCAACAAGAGTGTCAATTATACGCCCACCACCACGACGACCCAAGTCTATGATTGATACTGCTCCAGAaaacaagggtgtgtgtgtgaatcagattggtgtctatctgtctgtctactttcTGCAGAATGTGGGACGTTGAAGTTCATCAGTTCTGAAATTTGTTTTTGATGTCTGGAAATAATCATGGTTTCAGTCATTACTCTTatctgtgtagatgtgtgtgtgtgtgtgtgtgtgtgtgtgtgtgtgtgtgtaaaacacctTAATTCAGTTGTTATCTCAGCCTGTGGGGTTATGTCATCATCCTGGTTTATTTGTTTGCCTGTCGGGAGAATTGCTGGAATAGGCGGGAAAGATTCTCCTGAAATTTTCTGGAAGTGGTAGCTTCAAGCCAAGGTCCTGTCAGTCAGGTTTTGTTGGTGATCCTGATCAGTACCTGGATCCAAAGAATGTTTCAGACAAAATGAGCAAGTCTACATGACTTCCTGTTGAGTGTTGGCAGAGATATcattcaggggtatcactctgtACAGAGACACCTTtagttctttgtgtctgtgtcattccAGTCATTTTGAACATTATTTTCAGTTGCATACTCAGCACCATGTACTTAGATATGTAACACAAGCAACCAGTTGATCATAACATTTTGTTTAAAAACTGAAAGTTTgaattttatttgtctttctaGATGAACCACAGGAGGGAACAAGCCATCTGCCTCCACGTCCCAAACCTCCTCTTCCAGCCTCCAGACCAGTGGCTATGGTTGCTGCAGTACCTAAAAGTTCCAGTGAAGGAGAGTCTTGGCAACCCACTGAGGAGGAACAGACCAGGACCGCTGGACCTCCTGTGCCCGCTGCCAGAACCAGGACCAGTCCCAGGGAGTGTCCGCAGGAGGAACTTGCACCTGGTGCCTCACCAGTACCCAGCCCAAGAAGTGTACCCCAGAGTGATGTCAGCGAACAGAGCACAAAGCCTGCTCCACACATGGACGTGGACAAGATTCTGACAGCTCCCAGCAGACCCAAGCCTCCACTTCCGGTTGCCAGACCTCACGGGGGTCCTCCTACTGTTCCAAGTCCTGGAGGAAGTCCCAGACTGTCTCAGAAAGTGGTGCCAtcaaaacctccccccccacatgtTGTTGACACTGTCTCCGGGTCACAAGGCCCCACAACAAGGGGTGATGGACTCCCCCCACCTCTGGTGCCATCCAGGCCTCCTGTCGCCATGGGAACAGTGCCGGTGGCTGAAGGCTGTCTGTATGCTGTGTCTGAACCTCTGGAAACCACGGACACCTTCACCAAAATGCCTTCGCCCTCCAATAGCCAGCCCTCACGTCCACCTCCCCCAGTTCCCAAGTCACGCCCCAAGTCTTCCGCTCACTCCTCGCCCATGTTGGGCCGTCCTCTGCCTTCTGTcccaccccagtccccccctACTGCCAGCCCACCCCTGGCACCATCTCACTGCTATGAGGATGTGGACTCAGTGAAAGCTCAGGCACGGACCTCGGTCAGTGCGATCTCCATGGATTTACCAGCTCAGCAGCACAGTACATCATCACCCACAGAGACTGTGGAGGCAGGCAATGAGTCACAAAAAGAAGATGACATTTCAGCGTTGTACGCCAAAGTGAACAAACCTGTGGAGGCAGCCAATGAGTCACAAAAAGAAGATGACATTTCGGCGTTGTACGCCAAAGTAAACAAACCTAGCAAACCGAAAAATTCCCAGAATTCTCACCCAGACACAGGCTCTTCTGACAGTGCAGCTTTAAACCCATTTGGTGTTAGCCTGAAACATATCGCTCCTGAAGACTCACCTGAATCAGAGGCACCACCTATTCCTCCCAAACTAGGCAGCGATCACACAGATGTATCACCACCTCTCCTTTCCCCCAAACCCAAACCTAGTATATCAGCCAAGCCACAGGTTGCAGGCAAACCTAAATCACCAAGAAGTGAAGAAAATCCTGTAGAGCTTTCTGAGGCCTCGACAACTAAGGCAGAATCTTCAGAGCAAAGCGGACCACCAGCCAAGCCACAGGTTGCAGACAAACCTAAATCTCCAAGAAGTGAAGAAACACCTGCAAACTCTCTTGAGGCTTCATCAACAAAGACAGAGTCTTCAGAACAAAGCAAGCCACCTGTGGCAGCTAAACGACCAACCATCATTCGACCCTCCAAACCAGCCCCCAAGACTGAGAGTTCAGCCAGCAGTGCAGAGGACGCATCAGAAGTTCAGCTGCGAGAGAAAGGGAGCGAGAAGGAGAGTGTTCCCTGCCCTCAATCAGAACCACCAGGTGACGGAGAAAACAAGACCTCTGTGCTAGGGCGCCCAGCTCCTCCCAAACGTCCTGTCACCATCATCGGCTTACCGCATCAGAGACAGAAGCCTCCAGCACTGGAGAGCACCAAGGAAGAGACTACTGCCCCAAAACACCAGGCTGTAGAAGACTCTCTCTCAGGAGCCGAAAAGAGCGAGGCAAAGGAAGCAGAGCCTGacggacacagcacagcacccccacctctccacgcGTCTCCCGCACTGCCACGGCCACCACCGCCACGTCCAGGAAAACCACACAGTTCTCCACCATCTGAGAGGAGCAAAACTGATTTGGAGTCATCAGCACCCCCCAAACCTCCAACCCCTGCACCCCCCCGACCTGCAGCCAGACCAGCTTCAGAAGCCGTGGCCCCAGGTGTGGAGGAAGCAGCAGTCACCGCATCTGCTGTGGCCAGAAAGacaaaagatgaggaggaggaagggggaggggcagtccctggcagacccccctcccctgcccctccacgACCATCCACCCGACCTGCTTCAGCCATGTTGGCACCGAGTCGGGAGGAAGGGGGAGCAACCATGTCATCCTCCTCTCCTAAATCATCACCTCCTGTCCACAGGAAAGAACCCAGTCCATGTGAAGAAGGTATGTGGGTGGCagtggaggaagggtgggggggcgggctaGGGGGCTGGAATAGTGGATCACAGTCGATTTGTTATGGAAGGGTTGGTTTAACTCTGGGAGGGGAACTTTACAAATAGGTATGATGTGTGATGCTGAATCAAAATGTTCTTTTCAAGAAGAGGTGTgtgacacataaacagacatatTCCATGATACAGAAGCAGTGGCCAGAAGGCCAGGTCGGCCAGGAggcccccctccacgccccatgTCGATGCCACCTGTCAAACCACCGCTGTCGGCCACCACCACTGTTTCACCAGCTGCAGCCTCTGGCACCATGGAGCCTAGGCAGTAAGTGAACATTAtaacagtcttcttctttttcttcttctgtgtccgtAGGCTGCAGCTCTCATGTTTTCTCGAATATACAGCCATAGTGCACAGTTTCCTGGGATGGGCATGCTTGgtgtgttgtttccataaccagccAAATGCATACATGGATCATGGGGTATTTAAAGTGTGCATTTGAGACCAGCGGGTCTGCAAATCTGTTGAATTGAGAGATTGGGAAAatttccccccaaaacccccactgGGCACCTTGACTGGGATTTAAAGccagggccctcagattgaaagaccagtgctctaaccacttggctgttacgCCAGTCATGAGTCAGATAAATGTATAGCTCAGTATTTAAAGATGCAAattgtgtgataaaaaaaatcagcagaaaatTGATAATCTATTGTGAAACAAGAGCAGTCCGAAGGATGTATGTCCTTTGTGTTGAGGTGTGAGGAGATGTCACTGTAATCCTGCGGTTTCTTTGACAGGGAGAAGCCTTCCAGACCACAGCCTGTCCGACCCACACCACCCAAACAGCCACAGACCACaggtatgtgtgcacacatgcatgcacatatgtgtgtgtgtgtgtacgtgcacacaggtttgcttgtgtgtgtgtgtgctcgcatatgttatggtgtctgtgtgcataaCTCTTTGTCTCTTTAACCCTCTCATGAGTGCACTCATGGTTTGGGTTTTTGTCTCTGTATTTTCTTaaattctgtctctttcttagtcttatttctttctatcttgtATAAAATTctaggaaatgtgtgtgtgtgtgtctgtgtgttttatgaaCCATGTATATTAAAAATACTCAGATATAAGGTATCATTAAAATAATTTTATATTGGCTCCACATCTTGCCATACACTCACATGAAGGAAAACTATTATGGAATCCGTGTGCAGTTTTGAAGCTGTCTTGGACTTTTAAAACATgtcaaaaaattttttaaaaaggaccTTCTGCGAACCAGTATGCTTTGGAGAACTTGAATTCATTATTTTGTTGGTGCTTTATAATCATATTAATCTTCATTTGAAGTTCCAAATTGTTTCCTCTGCAGTTATTCTGTTgttatatttttctctttttttcttttcttttcttttctgtcagtgtCACAACAGGTAATTTCTTTATGTGAAATTCGAGCGGTTGTTCCTGTGGAGATCATATTGCCACAGTGCattgtcacttttttttaatttttattttttaattgttaCATGTGCAGaaagatttctttctctcttttttttgcttAAAATGTTTTATTTAAACAGACAACATTGCGTTGTGGTTACACACTCACCAGGGGAGAGCACCTGAATGTCACACAGATAAAATTGTTGTGGCAAAAagtattacaatgcaatacaagaaaattcaaataagaACAATATAATACAAGACTGTGGTaaaaatacaacgcaatacaagcAAGACAAACAAGGACAGGTTTCtgagtggtgtttttttcttgcagcccctccccctctccccaagcgTCCTGGTCTCAACCACCCCCTGTACCGATACATGGCGACAGAGCCCCACGCCATTGCAGTGCATGCGTACCCTGCCCGCCACCCTGATGAGCTTCCGTTTGAGGTACGtccctttttccttcctcctACCAAAGAAggtttgtctttgtatttctttttatcacaacagatttctctgtgtgaaattcgggctgctctccccagggaaagcgcgtcactacactacagtgccacccattttttttgtattttttcttgcatgcagttttctttttatttgtttttcctatcaaagtggatttttctacataattttgccaggaacaacccttttgttgccgtgtgttcttttacgtgcgctaagtgcatgctgcacatggacctcggtttatcgtctcatccgaatgactagcgtccagaccaccaatggtggagggtgagaaaatattggcggctgagccataattcaaaccagtgcgcttagattcgctcgcttcctaggcggacgcgttacctttaggccatcactccactttgattAACCCTAGTGGACTGAGGTTAGTGTGGCTTGATTCTGAACCACAGCTGttactttttgtgtacttttcagTGGTGTGGTTGATACTGCTGAATACAGAGTGATGCATTCTCCAGAGGAAGAAGACTGAACAGAATGGTGACCAACGTGCTGAACTGTAAACTTTGTTGTGTCTCGGGTGATAGTCCTTCACTGATGAGTGTACTCTGTCAGCAGCAACTATGGGGTTAAAAATGATGCagtggggaggtaacctactgtgggaggttatcggccgtagctactttcgttttctccgcataggcggatagtagtttgcacaggacaggagtcagacccctgccggagtctgcaccagtgggtcacggaaAGTATGTTACttgaacataattttaggaagaaaatttcctttgtgtgAAACTATCGGAACCCAAGAGCATTTTGTTGGTGAACAAAACCTTGTAGACTGAAACAGTGGAGATATGTTCAGTGTCCGCTTTCAGTTAACttgaacaacacacactcagacacacacacagacacacagagaatagaATAGACTGTAATAGATGTCAGTAAAGGAAACAATCATAAACGATGGTAGAACAGAACATAATAAATCAGTGGTAATAAAAgaagataatgaataaataacgatAGAAGAAACAATGATGAGTAATAGCAGAGAACAAGGTATAAAGTAGATAATGATAGAAAAAGGTAATAGTAATAAAAGAAATTGTGATAATGGTAGAGTGGAAGGTAaatagatgatgatgaaaacaataatATGAATTGTGACGGATAATGATAGATAATGATAGAGTAGAAGGAAAGGAGGCGGTGCCTGGCAGGATAATGATAGAGTAGAAGGAAAGGAGGCAGTGCCTGGCAGGATAATGATAGATAATGACAGACTAGAAGGAAAGGAGGCGGTGCCTGGCAGGATAATGATAGAGTAGAAGGAAAGGAAGCAGTGCCTGGCAGGATAATGATAGATAATGACAGAGTAGAAGGAAAGGAGGCGGTGCCTGGCAGGATAATGATAGATAATGACAGAGTAGAAGGAAAGGAGGCGGTGCCTGGCAGGATAATGATAGATAATAACAGAGTAGAAGGAAAGGAGGCGGTGCCTGGCAGGATAATGATAGATAATAACAGAGTAGAAGGAAAGGAGGCAGTGCCTGGCAGGATAATGATAGATAATGACAGAGTAGAAGGAAAGGAGGCGGTGCCTGGCAGGATAATGATAGATAATGACAGAGTAGAAGGAAAGGAGGCGGTGCCTGGCAGGATAATGATAGATAGTGATAGAGTAGAAGGAAAGGAGGCGGTGCCTGGCAGGATAATGATAGATAATGACAGAGTAGAAGGAAAGGAGGCGGTGCCTGGCAGGATAATGATAGATAATGACAGAGTAGAAGGAAAGGAGGCGGTGCCTGGCAGGATAATGATAGATAATGATAGAGTAGAAGGAAAGGAGGTGGTGCCTGGCAGGATAATGATAGATAATGACAGAGTAGAAGGAAAGGAGGCGGTGCCTGGCAGGATAATGATAGATAATGACAGAGTAGAAGGAAAGGAGGCGGTGCCTGGCAGGATAATGATAGATAATGATAGAGTAGAAGGAAAGGAGGCGGTGCCTGGCAGGATAATGATAGATAATGACAGAGTAGAAGGAAAGGAGGCACGCCCTGGCAGGATAATGATAGATAATGATAGAGTAGAAGGAAAGGAGGCGGTGCCTGGCAGGATAATGATAGATAATGACAGAGTAGAAGGAAAGGAGGCACGCCCTGGCAGGATAATGATAGATAATGATAGAGTAGAAGGAAAGGAGGCGGTGCCTGGCAGGATAATGATAGATAATGATAGAGTAGAAGGAAAGGAGGCACGCCCTGACAGGATAATGATAGATAATGATAGAGTAGAAGGAAAGGAGGCGGTGCCTGGCAGGATAATGATAGATAATGACAGAGTAGAAGGAAAGGAGGCGGTGCCTGGCAGGATAATGATAGATAATGACAGAGTAGAAGGAAAGGAGGCAGTGCCTGGCAGAGCTGGTAAGGTGTTGGATTTCTGACCCGGTGTTCACCAGCGATCTGAGTTTGAAGCCTGTTTTTcagcgtggtgttgtgtccttgggaaaggcacttcactccagctttcctcactccacccaggtgtcagtgagtacctgacttcggttgggaaaggttaaaacagcTGAAGGAGGGAATTGGGCCCTGTTTTCCtctgccaagccctagacacagcagaTATGAACTCACTTCCCCGATGGCCATACAAGACTATGGAACCTTTAACACTTAACaaaaggtgatgatggtgatggagtcttccgtcggaccgacggatgagtaggcaggcaggcttatctgtcagtgtgtgtcctcatattggagaagaggccaattctggatgcgcagcacttcccacaggtgttgcagtggaaaacgtctccagattccgacattagcctggttgcctgaccagtacaggtgacttttttttttaatgaagaggagttgtgcagtcccttccccactctctcgcctaccgatgtTCAGAGTCCCACAGGCGCAAAAGGTATCAAAAggtaatgaacaaataaatgacaatAATGGAAGACTGTTAagaaggtatgtatgtatggttgtcagtcgtgtcccgcaatgaccatcagaacagcagaggaggcaactgctgtcctgactatctgggctagaatctgattatagcagagagtgtcttcttgcccaggttacatcccctctctcagcccagagggttttaggacagtcagcgtttgggatggttcccaaaggccagtagCCCCCAaatctgcagcactaagaaccagtgcaatcttgcttcctagttgAGGGTGGGATAAATGACAATCATGGAAGAAGTAATGATAAATGAAAAATGATGACGTGTGAGcaatacacagataaacacaatGATGGaagaagtaatgataatgatgacgtgtGAGCGTTAAACAGATAAACGACAATGATGGAATaagtaatgataatggtgatgtgtGAGCAATACACATAAACGACAATGATGGAAGAAGTAATGATAAATGATTACGTGTGAGCAATACACAGATAAACGACAATGATGGaagaagtaatgataatgatgacatgtGAGCAATACACAAAGATATATAACAGGACCATAAAGATATGGaagaagtaatgataatgatgacgtgtGAGCAGTACTCAGATAAACGACAATGATGGaagaagtaatgataatgatgacgtgcGAGCAATGCACAGATAAACGACAATGATGGaagaagtaatgataatgatgatgtatgAGCAATACACATAAACGACAATGATGGaagaagtaatgataatgatgacatgtGAGCAATACACAGATAAACGACAATCATGGaagaagtaatgataatgatgacgtgtGAGCAGTACTCAGATAAACGACAATCATGGaagaagtaatgataatgatgacgtgcGAGCAGTACACAGATAAACGACAATGATGGaagaagtaatgataatgatgacgtgtGAGCAATACACA includes:
- the LOC143299243 gene encoding uncharacterized protein LOC143299243 isoform X2; protein product: MSETAEVLAEGGGAPLPPKRPTIIRPAQDGRGPVPARPAPTRPAPPPPGARPPPGVPTPAAGVAGPVPAPVPQRPSGAAPTPVSHKPPDRLAKSSSTKSKSQGSVRKRPEITIVDARPMSQAGFREMKASEPSPPKPAGSSAKEEEAVTLPRSNGGAPPIPGRPPPTPTTAAHSTPPPNHSPPPIPSSRPGPPPGRPPPFPDKPTPPSLNDDQQETPSAGPPPMKPSRPTILRPARPKSTIIPGEQPFVNSSPSPPPPLPKRSPIVGEGPSAQGDLMDFLPPPKPARSSQHGEEELPEPEKEAEDGGGKGEGQGHVAPKKPTRVSIIRPPPRRPKSMIDTAPENKDEPQEGTSHLPPRPKPPLPASRPVAMVAAVPKSSSEGESWQPTEEEQTRTAGPPVPAARTRTSPRECPQEELAPGASPVPSPRSVPQSDVSEQSTKPAPHMDVDKILTAPSRPKPPLPVARPHGGPPTVPSPGGSPRLSQKVVPSKPPPPHVVDTVSGSQGPTTRGDGLPPPLVPSRPPVAMGTVPVAEGCLYAVSEPLETTDTFTKMPSPSNSQPSRPPPPVPKSRPKSSAHSSPMLGRPLPSVPPQSPPTASPPLAPSHCYEDVDSVKAQARTSVSAISMDLPAQQHSTSSPTETVEAGNESQKEDDISALYAKVNKPVEAANESQKEDDISALYAKVNKPSKPKNSQNSHPDTGSSDSAALNPFGVSLKHIAPEDSPESEAPPIPPKLGSDHTDVSPPLLSPKPKPSISAKPQVAGKPKSPRSEENPVELSEASTTKAESSEQSGPPAKPQVADKPKSPRSEETPANSLEASSTKTESSEQSKPPVAAKRPTIIRPSKPAPKTESSASSAEDASEVQLREKGSEKESVPCPQSEPPGDGENKTSVLGRPAPPKRPVTIIGLPHQRQKPPALESTKEETTAPKHQAVEDSLSGAEKSEAKEAEPDGHSTAPPPLHASPALPRPPPPRPGKPHSSPPSERSKTDLESSAPPKPPTPAPPRPAARPASEAVAPGVEEAAVTASAVARKTKDEEEEGGGAVPGRPPSPAPPRPSTRPASAMLAPSREEGGATMSSSSPKSSPPVHRKEPSPCEEEAVARRPGRPGGPPPRPMSMPPVKPPLSATTTVSPAAASGTMEPRQEKPSRPQPVRPTPPKQPQTTAPPPLPKRPGLNHPLYRYMATEPHAIAVHAYPARHPDELPFEEGDTVLLLKRVDEQWLKGKVGDKEGIFPQSFVTIIHPLHDELPPSALDDVIDTMFEDALQEKPDLLQGPRCRARFDFEGEDDADLAFEDGDVIQLIARCGDDWLRGELNRKVGIFPAAFVEIIEDLPEERGDVTMGATEKGRHEAVALFDFSGQEGELSFKAGDQICVVSRVDKQWLFGQSGGREGSFPASFVDVVPDDLPQHGPQGASHSAVSAAGSQPSQAPAAAANQQDTAGQWGTALFSFDKMQEGDLEFREGERILVVGKMGEEWLRGRLGDREGVFPSSFVKMDSGPGGESTEAAVPEDHGTGLSTHTALVMGKALFDFEGQADNELSFKVNDEIVLGSMVSEGSEWQWGELHGKKGMFPASFVEMI